A window of the Salipiger sp. H15 genome harbors these coding sequences:
- a CDS encoding ABC transporter ATP-binding protein, producing MLLIGNNARQAAVTQPRLEIRNLVRRFEGRAVVDDVSLSIEPGDVTCLLGPSGCGKSTTLRMIAGVDMQDSGSIHVDGTLVCDTVFRIPPERRAIGLMFQDFALFPHLSVGENVAFGLKGTGAAKRARAVELLDRVGLAHFIEEYPHQLSGGEQQRVALARALAPRPRIMLMDEPFSGLDNRLRDGIRDETLAVLKEEGTSVLLVTHEPEEAMRMADEIALMRGGKIVQRGAPYNIYNAPADKAAVAFFSDINALRGKVRGALADTPFGPFLAPGVPDGEEVDIVFRPQHVGIDFDRGGRGPNPTPMAGTPARGVVERARFMGSESLVEFRMDFDGGMIKATVPNVFLPKPGTPLWLTVRRDRCFVFPATD from the coding sequence ATGCTTTTGATCGGGAACAACGCGAGGCAGGCAGCAGTGACGCAACCCCGGCTGGAGATCCGCAATCTCGTCCGTCGTTTCGAGGGGCGCGCGGTGGTGGACGATGTCTCGCTCAGCATCGAGCCGGGCGACGTGACCTGCCTTCTGGGTCCCTCCGGCTGCGGCAAGTCGACGACGCTGCGGATGATCGCCGGGGTCGACATGCAGGACAGCGGCTCGATCCATGTCGACGGCACGCTGGTCTGCGACACGGTCTTCCGCATCCCGCCCGAGCGCCGGGCCATCGGCCTGATGTTCCAGGACTTCGCGCTGTTCCCGCACCTGTCGGTGGGCGAGAACGTCGCCTTCGGCCTCAAGGGAACCGGCGCGGCCAAGCGGGCGCGGGCGGTCGAGCTGCTGGACCGGGTGGGGCTTGCGCATTTCATCGAGGAATACCCGCACCAGCTTTCGGGCGGCGAGCAGCAGCGCGTGGCGCTGGCCCGCGCGCTCGCGCCGCGGCCGCGCATCATGCTGATGGACGAGCCCTTCTCGGGGCTCGACAACCGCCTCCGCGACGGCATCCGCGACGAGACGCTGGCGGTGCTGAAGGAAGAGGGCACCTCGGTGCTGCTGGTCACGCACGAGCCCGAGGAGGCCATGCGCATGGCCGACGAGATCGCGCTGATGCGCGGCGGCAAGATCGTCCAGCGCGGCGCGCCCTACAACATCTACAACGCCCCCGCCGACAAGGCCGCCGTGGCCTTCTTCAGCGATATCAACGCGCTGCGGGGCAAGGTTCGCGGCGCGCTCGCGGATACGCCCTTTGGTCCGTTCCTTGCGCCCGGCGTGCCGGACGGCGAGGAGGTGGACATCGTCTTCCGCCCGCAGCACGTGGGCATCGACTTCGACCGGGGCGGGCGCGGGCCCAACCCGACGCCGATGGCCGGCACCCCGGCGCGCGGCGTGGTCGAGCGGGCGCGCTTCATGGGCTCGGAGAGCTTGGTCGAGTTCCGCATGGATTTCGACGGCGGGATGATCAAGGCGACGGTGCCCAACGTCTTCCTGCCGAAGCCCGGCACGCCGCTCTGGCTGACAGTGCGCCGCGACCGCTGCTTCGTCTTCCCCGCGACGGACTGA
- a CDS encoding Na+/H+ antiporter subunit C, with product MEFLIATTIGVLTAAGIYMVLRLRTFPVIIGTSLLTYAVNLFLFASGRLVINQPPILRDDVTSYTDPLPQALVLTAIVISFGMTAVVVMIALASYLNADDDHVDEAGDLSRERRAGEMPDDEKESRA from the coding sequence ATGGAGTTTCTCATTGCGACCACCATCGGCGTGCTGACCGCCGCCGGGATCTACATGGTGCTGCGTCTGCGCACCTTCCCGGTGATCATCGGCACCTCGCTGCTGACCTATGCCGTGAACCTCTTCCTCTTCGCCTCGGGCCGGCTGGTGATCAACCAGCCGCCGATCCTGCGCGACGACGTGACGAGCTACACCGACCCGCTGCCGCAGGCACTGGTGCTGACGGCGATCGTGATCTCCTTCGGCATGACCGCCGTGGTGGTGATGATCGCCCTCGCCTCCTACCTCAACGCCGATGACGACCACGTCGACGAGGCGGGGGACCTGTCCCGCGAGCGGCGCGCCGGCGAGATGCCGGACGACGAGAAGGAGTCCCGCGCATGA
- a CDS encoding K+/H+ antiporter subunit F — protein MIVTYALIFAFAAVSLSLLLTMIRLVKGPGPGDRILALDTLSVNAVALIILVGIAGATQIYFEAAMIIAMLGFVSTVAVARFVLRGDIIE, from the coding sequence ATGATCGTCACCTATGCGCTCATCTTCGCCTTCGCCGCCGTCAGCCTGTCGCTGCTGCTGACCATGATCCGGCTGGTCAAGGGCCCCGGCCCCGGCGACCGCATCCTCGCGCTCGACACGCTGTCGGTCAACGCGGTGGCGCTGATCATCCTCGTCGGCATCGCGGGGGCCACGCAGATCTACTTCGAGGCGGCGATGATCATCGCCATGCTCGGCTTCGTCTCGACCGTTGCCGTGGCCCGCTTCGTGCTGAGGGGAGACATCATCGAATGA
- a CDS encoding PIN domain-containing protein has protein sequence MKVLLDTCVLYPTVMREVLLGVAAQGLYQPLWSARILEEWALAARKLGPMGEVQARGEIAQVRASWPKAEVRYQPALEDRLWLPDPADLHVLAAAISGSADIIITENAKDFPRNILAEEGLSRVDADGFLRGLFEANPGKVKDACEAVLAEARRLSGEDWTMRGLMKKARLPRLGKALEAAG, from the coding sequence GTGAAGGTCCTTCTCGACACCTGCGTGCTCTACCCGACGGTGATGCGCGAGGTGCTCCTCGGCGTGGCGGCGCAGGGGCTCTACCAGCCCCTGTGGTCGGCACGCATCCTCGAGGAATGGGCGCTGGCGGCGCGCAAGCTGGGGCCGATGGGCGAGGTGCAGGCGCGCGGCGAGATCGCGCAGGTGCGCGCCAGCTGGCCGAAGGCCGAGGTGCGCTATCAGCCCGCGCTCGAGGACCGGCTCTGGCTGCCCGACCCGGCGGACCTGCACGTGCTCGCCGCCGCCATCTCGGGGAGCGCGGACATCATCATCACCGAGAATGCCAAGGACTTCCCGCGCAACATCCTCGCCGAGGAAGGGCTGAGTCGCGTCGATGCGGACGGCTTCCTGCGCGGGCTCTTCGAGGCCAATCCGGGCAAGGTGAAGGACGCCTGCGAGGCGGTCCTCGCCGAGGCGCGGCGGCTCTCGGGCGAGGACTGGACCATGCGCGGGCTGATGAAGAAGGCGCGCCTGCCGCGGCTCGGCAAGGCGCTCGAGGCGGCGGGCTGA
- a CDS encoding monovalent cation/H+ antiporter subunit A gives MSLFIIALLPFLGALLPGLMIQAGRRACGMTTLFVTLAALLGLATHLPAVWAGETVTASVEWLPALGLNVTLFVDGLGMMFAALILGIGALVIIYARYYLTRDDNMGEFYTYLLLFQGAMVGIVLSNNILLLLIFWELTSLSSFLLIGFWKHLPEGRQGARMALTVTGMGGLALIGGMLLLGSAAGTYEITEILARRDVIQASPYYVPALLLILLGCFTKSAQFPFHFWLPHAMAAPTPVSSYLHSATMVKAGIFLMARLWPALSGTEEWVWIVTSAGLVTMVLGAVIGLFKHDLKALLAFSTVSHLGLITMLLGTGTAYGAMAAVFHILNHAAFKCSLFMTAGIVDHEAHTRDIRRLGGLRHLMPVTATIAIVGALGMAGIPLFNGFLSKEMFLEEATHTALFGIDWLVPALATLGAVFSAAYSFRFIAHAFLGRTRDDYPHKPHDPNFGMWGPPALLGLIVVAVGCLPVLAEPVVKLVTAAVIGEVAEVPDVHLAIWHGVTPALVMSIIATIGGLILLALFTPLLRGWDAAPRPEAKQIFDALIGACARGAERLTAGLHNGSFSRYASVFTVTVLAVAAHAWFTGTLGPITRDMLPIQPLPLAGWILILSATGLIVFFHRNRLVALILMGVIGTMVSIAFNYLSAPDLALTQISVEVVTIILLLLALNFLPNTTPIESPVSRRVRDAVLAVVAGLGTAGLTYAILRRDFSMGTISDYMLDNSYDGGGGTNVVNVILVDFRGYDTFGEIIVLGIAALVIYAVTEALLTGPVRARLLNRVPDQKQAGDAHPLIMVVVTRLILPVVLMVGVYIFLRGHNEPGGGFVAGLVVSIAVVMQYMASGFAWANERQRYPYHGVIGAGVLVAGLTGIGAWLFGRPFLTSTFGYVKLPGLEKFELASAMAFDLGVFLAVVGAVLLSLESFSRMARRMGDETSEHAMDIDPSRDTGHGGA, from the coding sequence ATGTCACTTTTCATCATCGCGCTCCTGCCATTCCTCGGAGCCCTGCTTCCGGGCTTGATGATTCAGGCGGGCCGGCGCGCCTGCGGGATGACGACACTCTTCGTCACGCTCGCGGCGCTGCTCGGCCTCGCCACGCACCTGCCCGCGGTCTGGGCAGGCGAGACGGTCACCGCCTCGGTGGAGTGGCTGCCCGCGCTCGGGCTGAACGTGACGCTGTTCGTTGACGGGCTCGGCATGATGTTCGCGGCGCTGATCCTCGGGATCGGCGCGCTGGTGATCATCTATGCCCGCTACTACCTGACGCGCGACGACAACATGGGCGAGTTCTACACCTACCTGCTGCTCTTCCAGGGCGCGATGGTGGGCATCGTGCTGTCGAACAACATCCTGCTGCTGCTGATCTTCTGGGAGCTGACCTCGCTGTCGTCCTTCCTGCTGATCGGCTTCTGGAAGCACCTGCCCGAGGGCCGTCAGGGCGCGCGCATGGCGCTTACGGTTACCGGCATGGGCGGGCTGGCGCTGATCGGGGGCATGCTGCTGCTGGGCTCGGCGGCGGGCACCTACGAGATCACCGAGATCCTCGCGCGGCGCGATGTCATCCAGGCTTCGCCCTATTATGTCCCCGCGCTGCTCCTGATCCTGCTCGGCTGCTTCACCAAGTCGGCGCAGTTCCCCTTCCACTTCTGGCTGCCGCACGCCATGGCGGCGCCCACCCCGGTGTCGTCCTACCTGCATTCGGCGACCATGGTGAAGGCGGGCATCTTCCTCATGGCGCGGCTCTGGCCGGCGCTTTCGGGCACCGAGGAATGGGTCTGGATCGTCACCTCGGCGGGGCTGGTCACCATGGTGCTGGGCGCGGTCATCGGCCTCTTCAAGCACGACCTCAAGGCGCTGCTGGCCTTCTCGACCGTCTCGCACCTCGGGCTCATCACCATGCTGCTCGGCACCGGCACCGCCTATGGCGCGATGGCGGCGGTCTTCCACATCCTCAACCACGCGGCCTTCAAGTGCTCGCTCTTCATGACCGCGGGCATCGTCGACCACGAGGCGCACACCCGCGACATCCGCCGCCTCGGCGGGCTGCGGCACCTGATGCCGGTGACCGCGACCATCGCCATCGTCGGCGCGCTCGGCATGGCGGGCATCCCACTCTTCAACGGCTTCCTGTCAAAGGAGATGTTCCTCGAGGAGGCGACGCACACCGCGCTCTTCGGCATCGACTGGCTGGTGCCGGCGCTGGCGACGCTGGGCGCGGTCTTCTCGGCCGCCTACAGCTTCCGCTTCATCGCCCATGCCTTCCTCGGCCGGACCCGCGACGACTACCCGCACAAGCCGCATGACCCGAACTTCGGCATGTGGGGCCCGCCCGCGCTGCTCGGCCTCATCGTGGTCGCAGTGGGCTGCCTGCCGGTGCTGGCCGAGCCGGTGGTCAAGCTGGTCACCGCCGCGGTGATCGGCGAGGTCGCCGAGGTGCCCGACGTGCACCTGGCGATCTGGCACGGCGTCACCCCGGCGCTCGTCATGTCGATCATCGCCACCATCGGCGGCCTCATCCTGCTGGCGCTCTTCACCCCGCTGCTGAGAGGCTGGGATGCCGCCCCCCGCCCCGAGGCCAAGCAGATCTTCGACGCCCTGATCGGTGCCTGCGCCCGCGGCGCCGAGCGCCTGACGGCTGGCCTGCACAACGGCAGCTTCTCGCGCTACGCCTCGGTCTTCACTGTGACCGTGCTCGCGGTGGCGGCGCATGCATGGTTCACCGGCACGCTCGGGCCGATCACCCGCGACATGCTGCCGATCCAGCCGCTGCCGCTCGCGGGCTGGATCCTCATCCTCAGCGCCACCGGGCTCATCGTGTTCTTCCACCGCAACCGGCTGGTGGCGCTGATCCTGATGGGGGTCATCGGCACGATGGTGTCGATCGCCTTCAACTACCTCTCGGCCCCCGACCTCGCGCTGACGCAGATCTCGGTCGAGGTGGTGACGATCATCCTGCTGCTGCTGGCGCTGAACTTCCTGCCCAACACCACGCCGATCGAGTCCCCCGTCTCGCGCCGGGTGCGCGACGCTGTGCTGGCGGTCGTCGCGGGGCTCGGCACCGCCGGGCTCACCTATGCCATCCTGCGCCGCGACTTCTCGATGGGCACGATCTCGGACTACATGCTCGACAACTCCTACGACGGCGGCGGCGGCACCAACGTGGTGAACGTGATCCTCGTGGACTTCCGGGGCTACGATACCTTCGGCGAGATCATCGTGCTCGGCATCGCCGCGCTGGTGATCTACGCCGTGACCGAGGCGCTGCTGACCGGGCCGGTGCGGGCAAGGCTGCTCAACCGCGTGCCCGACCAGAAGCAGGCCGGTGACGCGCACCCGCTGATCATGGTGGTGGTCACCCGGCTGATCCTGCCGGTGGTGCTGATGGTCGGCGTCTACATCTTCCTGCGCGGCCACAACGAGCCCGGAGGCGGCTTCGTCGCGGGGCTCGTGGTGTCGATCGCCGTGGTCATGCAGTACATGGCCTCGGGCTTCGCCTGGGCCAACGAGCGCCAGCGCTACCCCTACCACGGGGTGATCGGCGCGGGCGTGCTGGTGGCTGGGCTCACCGGCATCGGAGCGTGGCTCTTCGGGCGGCCCTTCCTGACCTCGACCTTCGGCTACGTGAAACTGCCCGGGCTCGAGAAGTTCGAGCTCGCCTCGGCCATGGCCTTCGACCTCGGCGTGTTCCTCGCCGTGGTGGGCGCGGTGCTGCTGTCGCTCGAGAGCTTCTCGCGCATGGCCCGCCGCATGGGCGACGAGACCAGCGAACATGCGATGGACATCGACCCCTCGCGCGATACCGGACACGGGGGGGCCTGA
- a CDS encoding class I SAM-dependent rRNA methyltransferase has protein sequence MTQPDIPTVRLLPKSKPQALRRGYPWVYSNELVVDRRTRGLTPGTVARLEDNDRKLLGLVGVTPNSKIICRMLDRDPEASIDKAWLAAKLTRALDLRERLFPAPYYRLVHAEADGLPGVIIDRFGDTAVIQPNAAWAELLLPELAEELAEVSGVKNILKNAGGRGRQLEGLDDQDAVLLGQAPEAPLPVEMNGATYMADVTGGQKTGLFYDQRPNHGFAARLASGQKMLDVFSHVGGFALAALAGGAASALSVDGSASALALAEEGAKRMGAGDRFATRQGDAFDTLEALGTEGERFGLVVCDPPAFAPAKPALEAGLRAYEKVARLSAPLVEEGGYLVLCSCSHAADLSSFTGACLRGIGRAGRRAQLLHTGFAGPDHPLLPQLAESGYLKALVFRL, from the coding sequence ATGACACAGCCCGATATCCCCACCGTCCGTCTCCTTCCCAAGTCGAAGCCGCAGGCCCTGCGCCGTGGCTACCCGTGGGTCTATTCCAACGAGCTGGTGGTTGACCGCCGCACCCGCGGGCTGACCCCGGGCACCGTCGCGCGGCTCGAGGACAACGACCGCAAGCTGCTCGGGCTGGTGGGCGTGACGCCGAACTCGAAGATCATCTGCCGGATGCTCGACCGCGACCCCGAGGCCTCGATCGACAAGGCCTGGCTGGCGGCCAAGCTGACCCGCGCGCTCGATCTGCGCGAGCGGCTCTTCCCGGCGCCCTATTACCGGCTCGTCCACGCCGAGGCCGACGGGCTGCCCGGCGTCATCATCGACCGGTTCGGCGACACCGCGGTGATCCAGCCGAACGCGGCCTGGGCCGAGCTGCTGCTGCCCGAGCTCGCAGAGGAGCTGGCCGAGGTGTCGGGCGTGAAGAACATCCTCAAGAACGCCGGCGGCCGCGGTCGCCAGCTCGAGGGGCTCGACGATCAGGATGCCGTGCTGCTGGGGCAGGCGCCCGAGGCGCCGCTGCCGGTCGAGATGAATGGCGCGACCTACATGGCCGACGTCACGGGCGGGCAGAAGACCGGCCTCTTCTACGACCAGCGCCCGAACCACGGTTTCGCGGCGCGGCTGGCGAGCGGGCAGAAGATGCTCGACGTCTTCAGCCACGTCGGCGGCTTCGCCCTTGCGGCCCTCGCGGGCGGTGCGGCGAGCGCGCTGTCGGTGGACGGCTCGGCCTCGGCGCTGGCGCTGGCCGAAGAGGGCGCGAAACGCATGGGCGCGGGTGACCGCTTCGCCACGCGGCAGGGCGACGCCTTCGACACGCTCGAGGCGCTGGGGACCGAGGGCGAACGCTTCGGCCTCGTGGTCTGCGACCCGCCCGCCTTCGCGCCCGCGAAGCCCGCGCTAGAGGCCGGCCTGCGCGCCTATGAAAAGGTCGCGCGGCTCTCGGCGCCGCTGGTCGAGGAGGGCGGCTACCTCGTGCTCTGCTCCTGCTCGCACGCGGCCGATCTTTCGAGCTTCACCGGCGCCTGCCTGCGCGGCATCGGCCGGGCCGGGCGGCGCGCGCAGCTCTTGCACACCGGCTTTGCCGGGCCGGACCACCCGCTGCTGCCGCAGCTGGCGGAGTCGGGCTACCTGAAGGCGCTGGTGTTCCGCCTGTGA
- a CDS encoding monovalent cation/H+ antiporter subunit D codes for MMHWIIAPVVLPAMMAATIVLAARFHETLQRIFSLASLAALLAIAIGLFAQASDGTVTIYQLGDWQAPFGIVLVADRLSTTMVLLTAILALPVALYAIGSCWDRRGQHFHALFQFQIMGIMGAFLTGDAFNLFVFFEVLLIASYGLMVHSGGATRTRAGVQYMVYNLLGSTLFLFALGTLYAQAGTLNMADLAQRVAAADVENSAGLRVAAVLLLLVFAIKAALLPLHFWLPSSYAEAPAPVAALFAIMTKVGAYGIIRVYTLIFPPSLPLMAGAHEEWLLPLALVTLAIGMIGVLGSREIGRLVAFSVIGSMGMLLASVAQFTPAGISAALYYALHSTLATAALFLIVDVIRERRGATAGRLEGTLPMAGGALVAGLFFVASIAMAGLPPLSGFLGKLLILDAAEGGALMGWVWAVVLGSSLVAVVGFSRAGSTVFWKPHQLAAEQGGSVADPEDEQGARELHDPAGGNAPLPMLAIGTLVALLVALTVFAGPVTRHLDATAAQLFAPQPYISTVLDTPGKEIVKHGDDHAGDGAHGSDEGDLPADEAHDAGSEAKTDDALGGH; via the coding sequence ATGATGCACTGGATCATCGCCCCCGTGGTGCTGCCGGCCATGATGGCCGCCACCATCGTGCTTGCCGCCCGCTTCCACGAGACCTTGCAGCGCATCTTCTCGCTGGCCTCGCTGGCCGCGCTGCTGGCCATCGCCATCGGCCTCTTCGCGCAGGCGAGCGACGGCACCGTGACGATCTACCAGCTCGGCGACTGGCAGGCGCCCTTCGGCATCGTGCTGGTGGCCGACCGGCTCTCGACCACCATGGTGCTGCTGACCGCCATTCTTGCCCTGCCGGTGGCGCTCTATGCCATCGGATCGTGCTGGGACCGGCGCGGCCAGCATTTCCACGCGCTCTTCCAGTTCCAGATCATGGGGATCATGGGCGCCTTCCTGACCGGCGACGCCTTCAACCTCTTCGTCTTCTTCGAGGTGCTGCTGATCGCCTCCTATGGCCTGATGGTGCATTCGGGCGGTGCCACCCGCACCCGGGCGGGCGTGCAGTACATGGTCTACAACCTGCTGGGCTCGACGCTCTTCCTCTTCGCGCTCGGAACGCTCTACGCGCAGGCGGGCACGCTCAACATGGCCGACCTCGCGCAGCGCGTGGCGGCGGCGGACGTCGAGAACTCGGCGGGCCTGCGGGTCGCCGCGGTGCTGCTGCTGCTGGTCTTCGCGATCAAGGCGGCGCTGCTGCCGCTGCACTTCTGGCTGCCCTCGAGCTATGCCGAGGCCCCCGCCCCGGTCGCCGCGCTCTTCGCCATCATGACCAAGGTCGGCGCCTACGGGATCATCCGCGTCTACACGCTGATCTTCCCGCCCTCGCTGCCGCTGATGGCGGGCGCGCACGAGGAATGGCTGCTGCCGCTGGCGTTGGTCACCCTCGCCATCGGCATGATCGGCGTGCTCGGCAGCCGCGAGATCGGGCGGCTGGTGGCCTTCTCGGTGATCGGCTCGATGGGGATGCTGCTGGCCTCGGTGGCGCAGTTCACCCCGGCGGGCATCTCGGCGGCGCTCTACTACGCGCTGCACTCGACGCTGGCGACGGCGGCGCTGTTCCTCATCGTCGACGTGATCCGCGAGCGCCGCGGCGCGACCGCGGGCAGGCTCGAGGGCACGCTGCCCATGGCGGGCGGCGCGCTGGTCGCGGGGCTGTTCTTCGTCGCCTCGATCGCCATGGCGGGCCTGCCGCCGCTCTCGGGCTTCCTCGGCAAGCTGCTGATCCTCGACGCAGCCGAGGGCGGCGCGCTCATGGGCTGGGTCTGGGCGGTGGTGCTCGGCTCGTCGCTGGTGGCGGTCGTCGGCTTCTCGCGCGCGGGATCGACGGTGTTCTGGAAGCCCCACCAGCTGGCCGCCGAGCAGGGCGGCAGCGTGGCCGACCCCGAGGACGAGCAGGGCGCGCGCGAGCTGCATGACCCCGCGGGCGGCAACGCGCCGCTGCCGATGCTGGCGATCGGCACGCTGGTGGCGCTGCTGGTGGCGCTGACCGTCTTCGCCGGGCCGGTGACGCGCCACCTCGACGCCACCGCCGCGCAGCTCTTCGCGCCGCAACCCTACATCTCGACGGTGCTCGACACGCCGGGCAAGGAGATCGTCAAGCACGGCGACGATCACGCCGGAGACGGGGCGCACGGCTCCGACGAGGGCGACCTGCCCGCCGACGAGGCGCATGACGCCGGATCCGAAGCCAAGACCGACGACGCACTGGGAGGACACTGA
- a CDS encoding Na+/H+ antiporter subunit G encodes MSHDILDIAIAAALVIGGLFTLVGSIGLLKLQAPMARLHAPTKASTLGVGSILLASVLFAYAAGAPSYHELLIITFLFMTAPVSAYFIGKVHIHLGQNQKPLPKPARDRIWATKAKREEDTPSVPEMKAEA; translated from the coding sequence ATGAGCCACGACATCCTCGACATCGCCATCGCCGCCGCACTGGTCATCGGCGGGCTCTTCACGCTGGTGGGCTCGATCGGCCTGCTGAAGCTGCAGGCGCCCATGGCGCGGCTGCACGCGCCGACCAAGGCCTCGACGCTGGGGGTGGGCTCGATCCTGCTCGCCTCGGTGCTCTTCGCCTACGCGGCGGGCGCGCCCTCGTACCACGAGCTGCTGATCATCACCTTCCTGTTCATGACGGCGCCGGTCTCGGCCTATTTCATCGGCAAGGTGCACATCCATCTCGGCCAGAACCAAAAGCCGCTGCCGAAGCCGGCGCGCGACCGCATCTGGGCGACCAAGGCCAAGCGCGAGGAAGACACGCCGAGCGTGCCGGAGATGAAGGCGGAGGCCTGA
- a CDS encoding AEC family transporter: MFTVLTHDILPVFALLALGFLLGRRKVFAREDAASANRVALMVLQPGLIFPLIATVPFAEFELRALLTYGACEALAFAAAFWLARRIFGCERLEAWLLAMTVIFVNSLLYIRPISLLIYGESGALPVTAVVAWDTAIAFAFFIISADVIARPSAGPLPALKRLSVNPTLLSIGLGIVVNAAGLSIPEPILTACAFAGAGTAPLVLFALGVLLSGQSLRPSAVVATYSALKLLGFPLLVTLAVWLAGASAQWQAQFTLLAAGPSGAMAFALALLHGERTDRIAAVTIWTSALSVISLAALA; this comes from the coding sequence ATGTTCACCGTCCTCACCCATGACATCCTGCCGGTATTCGCGCTGCTGGCGCTCGGCTTCCTGCTGGGGCGGCGCAAGGTCTTCGCGCGCGAGGACGCCGCCTCGGCCAACCGCGTCGCGCTGATGGTGCTGCAGCCGGGGCTGATCTTTCCGCTCATCGCCACCGTTCCCTTCGCCGAGTTCGAACTGCGCGCGCTGCTGACCTACGGCGCCTGCGAGGCGCTGGCCTTCGCCGCCGCGTTCTGGCTGGCGCGGCGCATCTTCGGCTGCGAACGGCTCGAGGCCTGGCTGCTGGCCATGACGGTGATCTTCGTCAACTCGCTGCTCTACATCCGGCCGATCTCGCTGCTGATCTACGGCGAGAGCGGCGCGCTGCCGGTGACCGCGGTGGTGGCCTGGGACACCGCCATCGCCTTTGCCTTCTTCATCATCAGCGCGGACGTCATCGCCCGCCCCTCGGCCGGGCCGCTGCCGGCGCTGAAGCGGCTCTCGGTCAATCCGACGCTGCTCTCCATCGGGCTGGGCATCGTGGTCAATGCGGCGGGGCTGAGCATCCCCGAGCCGATCCTCACCGCCTGCGCCTTCGCCGGGGCGGGCACCGCGCCGCTGGTGCTCTTCGCGCTCGGCGTGCTGCTCTCGGGCCAGAGCCTGCGCCCCTCGGCGGTGGTCGCGACCTACTCGGCGCTGAAACTGCTGGGCTTTCCGCTGCTGGTCACGCTGGCGGTCTGGCTGGCGGGGGCAAGCGCGCAGTGGCAGGCGCAGTTCACCCTGCTGGCGGCGGGGCCGTCGGGAGCCATGGCCTTCGCGCTGGCGCTGCTGCACGGCGAGCGCACGGACCGCATCGCGGCGGTGACGATCTGGACGAGCGCGCTCTCGGTGATCTCGCTGGCGGCGCTGGCGTAA
- a CDS encoding Na+/H+ antiporter subunit E, which translates to MATRFIQRLLPHPLLSVALVAIWQLLANEPSMNSLVFGTILGILLPFATAAYWPNRPQVTRPWRLIPYGLIVAWDIITANVTVAMIVLFKPNRDIRSAWVNIPLDIRTPEAITALAGTITLTPGTVSVDLSDHGHALLVHALHAEDPEEVARKIKHRYERRLKEIFE; encoded by the coding sequence ATGGCCACGCGCTTCATCCAAAGGCTGCTGCCGCACCCGCTGCTCTCGGTGGCGCTGGTGGCGATATGGCAGCTGCTCGCCAACGAGCCCTCGATGAACAGCCTCGTCTTCGGGACGATCCTCGGCATCCTGCTGCCCTTCGCCACCGCCGCCTACTGGCCGAACCGGCCGCAGGTGACGCGGCCGTGGCGGCTCATCCCCTACGGGCTGATCGTGGCCTGGGACATCATCACCGCGAACGTCACGGTGGCGATGATCGTGCTCTTCAAGCCCAACCGCGACATCCGTTCGGCCTGGGTGAACATCCCGCTCGACATCCGCACCCCCGAGGCGATCACCGCGCTCGCGGGCACCATCACCCTGACGCCGGGCACCGTCTCGGTCGACCTGTCGGACCACGGCCACGCGCTGCTGGTGCACGCGCTGCACGCCGAGGATCCCGAGGAGGTCGCCCGCAAGATCAAGCACCGCTACGAACGCCGCCTGAAGGAGATCTTCGAATGA